CGTTTGCCAAGCTTCCATGCCTGGTCTCCGTGGGGTACGCTCTCTGATTGACGTTTCCTGCAACGGCTTATACCACGAGCCTTTGGAATGACCAAAGAGCAGTTTACCGACGGCCATGGCGCCGGCCCCGTTGCCTCGTTAGTTGCCTCTTTAGCTGCCCGGATTCAACTGTAGCACCACCACTGGCGGTGGATGAAAGCTAGCCCAGCCACGAGACGCACGTCGTCGGCTCCGGCTGAAAGGTGAAGCATCCATTGCACTTTGGGCCCCATTAGAACGCGCACTCGCGAGTTTGCACTCGACTCGCCATAGAAGCGGATCGTGAAGAGCGGCATGCGAAACGTCCATGTTGGTCCCGCTTTGAGGACGAGACTGTATCTATTCAGAAGGACGCTTCGCAACCGAATTGTTCCCACGACTTCGCCGTTTTGGAGTATGTCGGAGCGAGGAGGAAAGCGCGTACGTCGACGGATCCGAAGAACTTCTTTCTCGTCATGGTCCAGCAGCACAAAGTCTGGCCTTCGAAAGAGATTGAGGAAAGAGTAGGCACTCCGACACGGTTCCGTTTGGTAATGCCAGCGCATCGTAGCGGCGTCCGGTTCCGACGCTTGGAACCATATCGATCCATGGGCATCCGATGCATAGCTGATTTGAAAGCAGTAGCATACGCCCCGCTCAAAGTCATCGGCAGTTAAAGGTGATGAGTGCATTTGTAATGGCCCACGCATCTTGGTTCTTGGCGGCGGCCGCGGGGGCGGAGGGTCGATTCGAGGCCAAGCCGCGTCGCCAGCCCCTTTAGTTTCGCCTTACCACAGCCGCCAGGCCAGCGCCGCCAGGGCGGTCAATGCGGATAGCAGTAGCAGGTCGAGAATCGTGAATTGCAGCCGCCCGCGCTCGTGCAGCCGGTCTTTCAAGGAACCCAGCAGGCCGCCCACAATCGCACCGTAGCCCGTGAAAGCGAAAATCGACGCCATGACCAGCCCCCACTGGGCCTGAATGCGGGCAAAGCTCTTCTCCAGCACAAAGCAGGCACTGACCGTGGCTCCCAGCACGGCGCCCAGAAGCACGAAGTCGACAATTCTGCGCCCGCGGCCTTGCGGACGGTCGGGGTTGGCGGCCAGATGCTCGTCGAGCAGCCGGGCCGCCTGCTGCCGGTCGCTCATATCGACCAGCACCTGATCGCGTCCGTCGCCGCGCCGGAACGACGACGAAATGCCGTGGGCCAGCAACAAGTCCTGGAACCGCTTGCGCACCTCGCGGTCGTAAAACGAGGCGATCACCAGGCGGTCTTCCGGCTTGAGTCCCTCCGCCAACGGCCCGACGGTCGCTCCGCTGGGCGCGTGCTCCTGAATCGACGCCAGTGCCGAGCGAATTTTGTCCAGGCTCTTCGGCGGCGTGGGAGTTGCTTGCTCTCCCGCCCGCCGTTCGTCTTCCGGACTTGATAAACTCATAGCCGCCTATTCTCCCACCAACGCCAGGGCGGCGTTCATCATGCTATCCGACAGGTACATGGCGGCGGCGACTCGGTTTCTTTTCAGCTCACCAAATCCTTCATCTCTCGCACGGCTTGCTGGAAGCCGACCATCAGGGCCCGCGCGACAATGCTGTGGCCGATGTTCAATTCGCACATGTTTGCGATGCGGGCCACCGGCAGCACGTTGCGATAGGTCAAGCCGTGGCCGGCGTGCAGCGTCAGGCCACACGCGACAATTCGCGCCGCGCCGCGCACCAGCTTGTCGAGCTCGCGCTGCTGCCGCGTGCCGTGGCCGGCCAGGGCAAATTGCCCGGTGTGCAGCTCGACGGCGTCGGCGCCCAGCTCGCGGGCCGCGTCGATCTGCCGCTCGTCGGCGTCGAGGAACAGGCTCACTTCGATGCCGGCGTCGTGCAATCGCTGCACCACGTCGGCCACCTTCGAGCGTTGGGCGAGCACGTCGAGGCCGCCCTCCGTGGTCACCTCTTCACGGCTTTCGGGCACGAGCGTCGCCTGCCGCGGCCGGACGGCGCAGGCGATGCCCACCACCTCGTCGGCGCACGCCATTTCCAGGTTCAGCTTGACCGTCACCGTGTCGCGGAGCAGCCGCAAGTCGCGGTCTTGAATGTGGCGGCGGTCCTCGCGCAGGTGAATGGTAATGCCGTCGGCGCCGCCCAACTCGGCCAAGGCGGCGGCCCAGACCGGGTCGGGCTCATAGGTCCGCCGGGCCTGGCGCACGGTCGCCACATGGTCGATGTTGACGCCAAGATTTGCCATAAACGTTCGTCCTCCGCTTGTGAAAGCGGCAAAAAGCCGAGATTATATCGCCTGACCTGGTAGCTCACGCAAAAGGAATCCCGGCGCGCCGGGACTCGCCGCCTCTCAATTATTATACAAATTCATGGACACCGCGCGTTGGTTGACGCTGATTGCCTTGTCGATCTTGCTGGCGGAAGGGTTCGCGCTGAGCGTCTTTCCTCGCCAGTTCAAGGAGTTGCTCTCCGAGGCCGATCCCCGGCTGCTTCAGGCGGCCGGCCTGGCCGAGACCGTGGTGGCCGCGGCGCTGATGGCGGGGATTATGATGCAATAAGGGGCGATGGCTGCCCCAAACGCGTCTGAACCCTGAACCCTGAACCCTGAACCCTGAACCCTCTCTCATGCCCGCCTCTCGTGCCAGCGTCA
The window above is part of the Pirellulales bacterium genome. Proteins encoded here:
- a CDS encoding pyridoxine 5'-phosphate synthase; its protein translation is MANLGVNIDHVATVRQARRTYEPDPVWAAALAELGGADGITIHLREDRRHIQDRDLRLLRDTVTVKLNLEMACADEVVGIACAVRPRQATLVPESREEVTTEGGLDVLAQRSKVADVVQRLHDAGIEVSLFLDADERQIDAARELGADAVELHTGQFALAGHGTRQQRELDKLVRGAARIVACGLTLHAGHGLTYRNVLPVARIANMCELNIGHSIVARALMVGFQQAVREMKDLVS